In Brevibacillus brevis, a genomic segment contains:
- a CDS encoding HAD family hydrolase, with translation MSIKAVLFDLDDTLLWDERSVKEAFQATCAEAAKQYEVDPESLEEAVRREARALYESFETFPFTKMIGINPFEGLWAHFTEGKQEEFRKLQALAPSYRKEAWTRGLRALGVEDEDLGSRLGEMFAVERRNRPIVYEETFEVLDQLKGKYKLLLLTNGSPDLQQEKLAGVPQLAAYFDHIVISGDFGQGKPAAAIFEHAMGLLGITVEEGVMIGDKLTTDILGSNTVGMRNMWINRHGVPLSGDIAPAHEIASLREIQKVIDSLE, from the coding sequence ATGTCGATCAAAGCGGTTCTTTTTGATTTGGATGATACGCTCTTGTGGGACGAGCGCAGCGTAAAAGAGGCGTTCCAAGCCACTTGCGCGGAGGCGGCAAAACAGTACGAAGTAGATCCGGAGAGCTTGGAAGAGGCGGTGCGGCGCGAAGCGAGAGCGTTGTACGAATCTTTTGAGACCTTTCCGTTTACCAAGATGATTGGCATCAATCCGTTCGAGGGACTCTGGGCGCACTTTACCGAGGGAAAACAAGAAGAATTCCGCAAGCTCCAAGCGCTCGCTCCGTCTTACAGGAAAGAAGCGTGGACGCGCGGGTTGCGTGCCTTGGGTGTTGAAGACGAAGATCTCGGAAGCAGACTCGGGGAAATGTTTGCGGTGGAGCGGAGAAATCGCCCGATCGTTTATGAAGAGACATTCGAAGTGCTGGACCAATTGAAAGGGAAGTACAAGCTGCTTCTGCTCACCAACGGATCGCCTGATCTGCAACAGGAAAAGCTGGCCGGGGTGCCCCAGCTCGCCGCTTATTTTGATCATATCGTCATTTCCGGCGATTTCGGTCAAGGCAAGCCTGCTGCAGCGATTTTCGAACACGCGATGGGCTTGCTGGGCATCACGGTGGAGGAAGGTGTGATGATCGGCGACAAGCTGACGACGGACATCCTGGGTTCGAATACGGTCGGGATGCGCAATATGTGGATCAATCGCCACGGAGTACCGCTTTCGGGCGATATCGCGCCGGCGCATGAAATTGCGAGCTTGCGGGAGATTCAGAAGGTGATTGATTCGTTGGAGTAG
- a CDS encoding sigma-70 family RNA polymerase sigma factor, whose amino-acid sequence MESVRVNMEIYHNRKEELCEEVLSAEQFSQMYEQYFDRVYKYICYRIQNQHEAEDICSQVFETVISKYRSFSEDKAKFDVWLFAIARNAVTDYFRARKKRFHFSLDSITNFVLLKPSPEELAIRDDDHQALFQALAKLRDKERNIIAMKFAAGLKNSEIAQLMGVSESNIGVVVYRSLKKLQKILKAGRFADE is encoded by the coding sequence TTGGAGAGTGTTCGAGTAAACATGGAAATTTACCACAATCGGAAAGAAGAGCTTTGCGAAGAGGTTTTATCGGCAGAGCAATTCTCGCAGATGTACGAGCAGTACTTCGATCGGGTGTACAAGTACATTTGTTACCGGATTCAAAACCAGCATGAAGCGGAGGATATTTGCAGTCAGGTATTTGAAACGGTCATTTCCAAATACCGCAGCTTCTCGGAGGATAAAGCCAAGTTTGACGTGTGGCTGTTTGCCATTGCAAGAAATGCGGTGACCGATTACTTTCGCGCCCGGAAAAAAAGATTTCATTTTTCGCTGGATTCCATCACGAACTTCGTGCTGTTGAAGCCGTCGCCAGAAGAACTGGCGATCCGGGATGATGATCATCAGGCGCTGTTTCAGGCGTTGGCAAAACTTCGTGATAAAGAGCGCAACATCATCGCCATGAAATTCGCGGCTGGTCTGAAGAATTCAGAGATTGCCCAACTGATGGGGGTAAGCGAGTCCAACATCGGAGTCGTCGTCTACCGTAGTTTAAAAAAGCTGCAAAAAATCTTGAAGGCAGGTAGGTTCGCGGATGAGTGA
- a CDS encoding YhcN/YlaJ family sporulation lipoprotein: MRAILLVLSMCLLVTGCNPKSDQQTKTQSATEDPMCKPTPIRYFDSEQKAKAVTEQVNGIDKAVAVRIDDELDVAIQVSNFNRFRLASIEKEVAQKLKSSFPDAKIHVTSDKKLIMELQKLSDTPWTNKQEEACKHKKALKKIEDDMKG, translated from the coding sequence TTGCGTGCCATACTGCTAGTCTTGTCCATGTGTCTACTCGTCACTGGCTGCAATCCGAAATCAGATCAACAGACGAAGACCCAATCCGCTACGGAAGACCCGATGTGCAAACCAACACCGATTCGTTACTTTGACTCGGAACAAAAAGCGAAAGCCGTAACCGAACAGGTAAATGGCATTGACAAAGCGGTCGCCGTTCGGATCGACGACGAGCTGGATGTCGCGATCCAAGTGAGCAATTTTAACCGCTTTCGCCTGGCATCCATTGAAAAAGAGGTCGCGCAGAAATTAAAAAGCAGCTTTCCAGATGCCAAGATTCACGTAACCTCGGATAAAAAATTGATCATGGAGCTGCAAAAGCTGAGCGATACTCCTTGGACAAACAAGCAAGAGGAAGCGTGCAAGCATAAGAAAGCCCTGAAAAAAATTGAAGATGACATGAAGGGGTAG
- a CDS encoding MarR family transcriptional regulator, translating into MDRIEDCYGFLLGKAYQKVWQLEKAALSPYGVTPVQFILLHALWEKDGQKGVELGGRLRLDGATVTGVLDRLEKMGLIERRSDPNDRRTNLIFLTPRGKELEKPLNQVSDAVNQEALSIFSEEEAKLLKTMLTRLGLS; encoded by the coding sequence ATGGATCGCATTGAAGATTGCTATGGTTTTCTGCTGGGAAAAGCGTATCAAAAGGTTTGGCAATTGGAGAAGGCCGCCCTTTCCCCGTACGGAGTCACTCCCGTGCAATTTATCCTCTTGCATGCTCTCTGGGAAAAGGACGGGCAGAAGGGAGTGGAATTGGGAGGAAGGCTGCGCCTGGATGGAGCCACCGTGACGGGTGTGCTCGATCGCCTGGAAAAAATGGGCCTCATCGAGAGGCGTTCCGATCCCAACGACCGCCGTACCAATCTGATTTTCCTCACCCCGCGCGGCAAGGAGCTGGAGAAACCGCTCAATCAGGTGAGCGATGCCGTGAATCAGGAAGCCCTCTCCATTTTCAGCGAGGAAGAGGCGAAGCTGTTGAAAACCATGCTGACCCGACTGGGCTTAAGCTAA
- a CDS encoding GNAT family N-acetyltransferase → MGFIQLTKDNIDSQHICCALGAKQYEHAVNEKKQWLKERMEDGLVFYRLDERAKVFIEYLPAEMAWVPLDAPNYLYINCLWVSGRYKNSGYARQLLDYCKEDAIKRGMDGIVHVVGKDKYPYLSEKRFFEHMGFHVADQAEPYFQLVALKWNDQTARPTFKKQRKPAPGEKGISIYYTAQCPFAVGVLEELRKVAEDKQVPIHIHRISTREEAQNAPLIWTTFGVFFNGQFVTHEILSPSKFEKLLSSLL, encoded by the coding sequence ATGGGCTTCATCCAATTAACAAAGGACAACATCGATTCGCAACATATATGCTGCGCATTGGGAGCCAAACAATATGAGCACGCCGTGAATGAAAAGAAGCAATGGCTGAAAGAACGCATGGAGGATGGGCTGGTTTTTTACCGTTTGGATGAACGAGCGAAAGTCTTTATTGAATACTTGCCTGCCGAAATGGCGTGGGTTCCCCTAGATGCCCCGAATTATCTGTACATCAATTGCCTGTGGGTGTCGGGGCGATACAAAAATAGCGGGTATGCTAGACAATTGCTGGACTACTGCAAAGAGGATGCGATAAAGCGCGGAATGGATGGGATCGTGCATGTGGTCGGCAAGGACAAATACCCGTATTTAAGCGAGAAACGTTTCTTTGAACACATGGGATTTCACGTGGCGGATCAAGCAGAACCCTATTTTCAACTGGTCGCGCTAAAGTGGAACGACCAAACTGCCCGGCCTACTTTTAAAAAACAGAGAAAACCTGCTCCAGGAGAAAAAGGAATCTCCATTTATTACACAGCCCAGTGTCCTTTTGCAGTCGGTGTGTTGGAGGAACTAAGAAAAGTAGCGGAGGACAAGCAAGTCCCCATTCATATCCACCGGATTTCCACGAGAGAAGAAGCGCAAAACGCCCCTCTCATCTGGACCACTTTTGGGGTGTTTTTCAATGGACAATTTGTTACCCATGAAATCTTGAGCCCTAGTAAATTTGAGAAGCTGCTCTCGAGCCTGTTATGA
- a CDS encoding protein adenylyltransferase SelO family protein, protein MKEKQERNETGWNFDNSYSRLPHPFFSRMTPAPVRSPKLAILNRPLAISLGLDTQALNSDEGAAVFGGNRIPEGAAPLAQAYAGHQFGHFTMLGDGRASLLGEQITPEGDRFDIQLKGSGRTPYSRGGDGRAALGPMLREYIISEAMHALGIPTTRSLAVVSTGETIIRETELPGAILTRVASSHLRVGTFQFAAKWCELEDLKALADYTLHRHYPEGEAADNRYLFLLREVIKRQAWLIAKWQLVGFIHGVMNTDNMSISGETIDYGPCAFMDAYDPATVFSSIDVQGRYAYGNQPYIGAWNLARFAETLLPLLHDDEEQALKLADAEIKAFPKLFYGHWLSGMRAKLGIFNEEEKDEALVESLLDLMQKHQADFTNTFRALTFDKAKGTALFESEEFAEWQKQWQARLDRQPHPRSESHERMRNNNPAVIPRNHRVEEALDAAVSCGDYSVMERLLAALAQPFAHSPEQEEYTTLPSPSGRPYRTFCGT, encoded by the coding sequence ATGAAAGAAAAACAGGAACGAAATGAAACAGGCTGGAACTTCGACAACAGCTATTCCCGTCTTCCCCATCCGTTTTTTTCCCGGATGACCCCCGCACCGGTCCGCTCGCCAAAGCTGGCCATTCTGAATCGTCCGCTGGCCATCTCTCTGGGACTGGACACCCAAGCGCTGAACAGCGATGAAGGCGCAGCGGTTTTCGGAGGCAACCGCATTCCCGAAGGCGCAGCGCCCCTCGCACAGGCTTATGCCGGTCATCAATTCGGACACTTCACGATGCTGGGGGATGGCCGCGCTTCTCTGCTTGGCGAACAGATCACACCGGAAGGCGACCGGTTCGACATCCAGTTGAAAGGGTCAGGCCGGACGCCGTATTCTCGCGGGGGTGACGGCCGGGCCGCTCTCGGACCGATGCTGCGGGAGTACATCATCAGCGAAGCGATGCACGCTCTCGGCATTCCCACCACGCGCAGCCTTGCCGTAGTCAGTACCGGAGAGACGATCATCCGGGAAACCGAGCTCCCTGGTGCGATATTGACCCGCGTAGCCTCCAGCCATCTGCGCGTCGGCACCTTTCAATTTGCGGCGAAATGGTGCGAGCTCGAGGATTTGAAAGCCTTGGCAGACTACACCCTGCATCGGCACTATCCGGAAGGCGAGGCTGCCGACAACCGGTATCTTTTTTTGCTGCGGGAAGTCATCAAGCGCCAGGCCTGGCTGATCGCCAAGTGGCAGCTGGTCGGCTTCATCCACGGCGTGATGAACACGGACAACATGTCCATCAGCGGCGAAACGATCGACTACGGTCCGTGCGCCTTCATGGACGCCTACGATCCGGCCACGGTGTTCAGCTCCATCGACGTCCAGGGGCGCTACGCCTACGGCAATCAACCGTATATCGGGGCATGGAACCTCGCGCGATTCGCCGAGACCTTGCTGCCGCTGCTGCATGACGACGAAGAGCAGGCGCTCAAATTGGCGGACGCCGAGATCAAGGCCTTTCCGAAGCTGTTCTACGGCCATTGGCTCTCTGGAATGCGGGCGAAGCTGGGCATTTTCAACGAAGAAGAGAAGGATGAGGCATTGGTCGAATCCTTGCTCGACCTGATGCAAAAGCACCAGGCAGACTTCACCAATACGTTCCGCGCTCTCACCTTTGACAAGGCAAAAGGAACTGCGCTGTTCGAAAGCGAGGAATTCGCCGAGTGGCAGAAGCAGTGGCAGGCGAGGCTGGACAGACAGCCCCATCCCAGATCCGAATCCCATGAGCGGATGCGCAACAACAATCCCGCCGTCATCCCCCGCAACCATCGGGTCGAGGAAGCGTTGGATGCGGCTGTCTCATGCGGCGATTACAGCGTCATGGAGCGGCTGCTCGCCGCATTGGCCCAGCCCTTCGCCCACTCCCCTGAGCAAGAGGAGTACACGACCCTGCCCTCGCCGTCGGGACGTCCGTATCGGACTTTTTGCGGCACTTGA
- a CDS encoding alkaline phosphatase D family protein encodes MDRRSFLLASSKVAALSLGLTLAGSLQGERIVAAEPKFKAYPFTLGVASGDPLPDGVVLWTRLAPDPLNGGGMPQHDVPVRWEIATDETFRNVVRRGVEFARAELAHSVHVEVEGLEPDRIYYYQFKAGSEISPVGRTKTLPAFNADVAKLSFAFASCQHYEEGYFSAYRHLSKEELDVVFHLGDYIYEYGASDNKVRRHNGPEIMTLADYRNRYALYKSDSDLQAAHAAFPWVVVGDDHEVENNYAGLIPEKDQPLEPFVARRAAAYKAYYEHMPLRRSSLPQGPNIQLYRRISYGTLAQFHVLDTRQYRDDQANGDGTKPPTPESTDPKRTILGTKQEKWLLDGLEQSKARWNVLAQQVFFSKRDFKAGAEEGYSMDAWDGYAANRDRILDFVTKTDIANLVVLTGDVHSHWANEILSDFNNPDSARLGVEFVGTSITSGGDGVDRNSSDHTVLAENPHIKFVNRQRGYVRCTVTPDQWQADYRVLPYVSRPDAEIFTRISFQVKHGNPELLTISDSLVTTS; translated from the coding sequence ATGGACCGCCGCAGCTTTTTGCTGGCATCCAGCAAGGTGGCGGCACTCTCCCTTGGCTTGACCCTCGCCGGCAGTTTGCAGGGAGAACGAATCGTGGCGGCAGAACCCAAATTCAAGGCATATCCGTTTACCCTAGGCGTTGCCTCAGGTGATCCTTTGCCTGACGGAGTTGTCCTGTGGACGCGCTTGGCGCCCGACCCCCTGAATGGAGGAGGCATGCCGCAGCACGATGTCCCTGTCAGATGGGAGATTGCCACCGATGAAACATTCCGCAACGTGGTACGTCGTGGTGTGGAATTTGCCAGGGCCGAGCTCGCTCATTCCGTACATGTAGAGGTAGAAGGACTAGAGCCCGATCGCATCTATTACTATCAATTCAAAGCGGGGTCGGAAATCAGCCCGGTAGGCCGGACCAAAACCTTGCCTGCCTTCAACGCGGATGTTGCCAAGCTATCCTTCGCATTCGCCTCCTGCCAGCACTATGAAGAAGGCTATTTCAGCGCGTACCGCCACCTGTCCAAGGAGGAATTGGATGTGGTCTTCCATCTGGGAGATTACATCTATGAATACGGGGCGAGTGACAACAAAGTCAGACGCCACAACGGTCCCGAAATCATGACGCTGGCGGACTACCGAAACCGTTACGCCCTGTACAAGAGCGATTCGGACCTGCAAGCGGCACATGCAGCCTTTCCGTGGGTGGTCGTAGGCGACGATCACGAAGTCGAGAACAATTATGCCGGACTCATCCCGGAAAAAGACCAGCCGCTTGAGCCCTTCGTCGCTCGACGTGCGGCCGCATACAAAGCGTATTACGAGCATATGCCGCTGCGCCGCTCTTCCCTCCCGCAAGGACCGAACATTCAGCTGTACCGGCGTATTTCCTACGGCACGTTGGCACAGTTCCACGTTTTGGACACCCGCCAGTACCGAGACGACCAGGCCAACGGAGATGGAACGAAGCCCCCTACCCCAGAGTCTACGGATCCCAAGCGGACGATCCTCGGTACCAAGCAAGAGAAATGGCTGCTGGATGGGCTCGAACAGTCGAAAGCCCGCTGGAATGTGCTTGCCCAGCAAGTATTTTTCAGCAAGCGGGATTTCAAGGCCGGAGCGGAAGAGGGGTATAGCATGGACGCCTGGGATGGATACGCAGCCAATCGCGATCGCATCCTCGATTTCGTCACGAAGACGGACATTGCCAACCTTGTCGTGCTGACTGGCGATGTCCACTCGCACTGGGCCAATGAAATCCTGAGCGATTTCAACAATCCTGATTCCGCGAGGCTTGGCGTCGAATTCGTCGGCACCTCGATTACGAGCGGAGGAGACGGCGTGGATAGGAACAGCTCCGATCACACGGTACTTGCGGAAAATCCGCATATCAAGTTCGTCAACCGCCAGCGCGGCTATGTCCGCTGTACGGTAACTCCAGACCAATGGCAAGCGGATTATCGGGTCTTGCCTTACGTCTCCCGACCGGATGCCGAGATTTTCACTCGCATCTCATTCCAAGTAAAACATGGAAATCCCGAACTGCTTACCATCTCCGATTCACTGGTCACCACATCCTAG
- a CDS encoding DUF1259 domain-containing protein has protein sequence MKIPKRLCDRLARILGGTGMSNDTCSIMVKRQLNATILGKKYDTEHEITIQSLDSRGNTLNTAEITLLQREVERFITAARKQGLRVTALHNHWLFDRPRLMYLHIETVEPPIQFAKKLRRALRVLKK, from the coding sequence GTGAAGATTCCCAAACGCTTATGCGACCGTCTGGCGAGAATTTTGGGCGGGACAGGCATGTCAAATGACACGTGCTCCATCATGGTCAAAAGACAGCTCAATGCAACCATTCTCGGCAAAAAGTATGATACCGAGCATGAGATCACCATTCAATCGCTGGATAGCCGGGGCAACACCCTGAATACCGCAGAAATCACACTGCTGCAACGAGAAGTGGAGCGGTTCATCACCGCCGCTCGAAAGCAAGGGTTGCGAGTCACCGCGCTCCACAACCACTGGCTCTTCGACAGGCCGCGACTCATGTATTTGCACATTGAAACCGTGGAACCGCCCATTCAGTTTGCAAAGAAGCTGCGCCGGGCTTTGCGCGTATTGAAGAAATAA
- a CDS encoding YkvA family protein — MGLAAAFQFVKSNAKKLKFQAYVLYFAYRDPRVSWYAKLFAICVVAYAFSPIDLIPDFIPVLGYVDDLILVPLGIWLALKLIPEEVVLDCRERAQALFDQGKPKNWVAGALFIAVWILLGAWVSWALYKWLSM, encoded by the coding sequence TTGGGCCTGGCAGCAGCCTTTCAATTCGTTAAAAGCAATGCCAAGAAGCTGAAATTTCAAGCATACGTCCTCTATTTTGCCTACCGGGACCCGCGAGTTTCCTGGTATGCGAAACTGTTCGCCATCTGCGTGGTTGCCTATGCCTTCAGCCCGATCGATCTCATCCCGGACTTTATTCCTGTTTTGGGCTATGTGGATGACCTCATTCTCGTTCCGCTCGGCATTTGGCTGGCGTTGAAGCTCATTCCGGAAGAAGTGGTCCTGGATTGCCGCGAGCGGGCGCAAGCCTTGTTCGACCAGGGAAAACCAAAGAACTGGGTCGCGGGTGCTCTTTTTATTGCCGTTTGGATTTTGCTCGGAGCGTGGGTGAGCTGGGCGCTGTACAAGTGGCTTTCAATGTGA
- a CDS encoding MFS transporter yields MNRKWHYAWIILLVTFAALLAVQGTRLSFGAFIEPWENEFSLDRGTISLVSTLSFLIYGISQPIAGRLIDRFGARTILLASTLLVGLSMLLTQWITSPWQLFLLYGVVASIGVGGASNVAATVVVTNWFNERRGLAFGVLEAGFSVGQMLIVPASLYFIQWFDWRMAVGVLGLFLLIVILPVLLIFLRNHPSEKGLQPIGGSQVQDSADPPSTSAGHLPVRDIFRSRTFWYLILPFFICGFTTTGLMDTHLIPFAQLCGFSTAMTGSAVSLLAAFNTLGTLVSGFIADRWSSRKFLAMLYALRAVSIGFLLVFVSDPELLLIFVAHPWLLLVFAISFGLVDFATVAPTQLLATQHFQRYSMGLVMGWLFLSHQAGSALGAYLPGMLYERTGDYTLAFYLSVLLLAVAAVLNLMMPETTAAGKSREAA; encoded by the coding sequence ATGAATAGAAAATGGCATTATGCTTGGATCATTTTGCTCGTCACATTCGCAGCTTTATTGGCCGTACAGGGCACAAGGCTCTCCTTCGGCGCCTTCATCGAGCCGTGGGAAAACGAATTTTCTCTGGATCGCGGTACCATTTCCCTCGTCTCCACCCTCAGCTTTCTCATCTACGGGATCTCCCAGCCGATTGCCGGCAGGCTGATCGACCGCTTCGGGGCGCGCACCATTCTTCTCGCGAGTACGCTGCTGGTCGGCCTGAGCATGTTACTTACGCAATGGATCACGTCTCCATGGCAATTGTTCCTGCTCTACGGAGTGGTGGCGTCGATCGGCGTGGGTGGAGCATCCAACGTCGCAGCCACTGTCGTCGTCACGAATTGGTTCAACGAAAGGCGCGGTCTCGCGTTCGGGGTACTGGAAGCCGGCTTCAGCGTCGGGCAAATGCTGATCGTTCCCGCTTCGCTTTACTTTATTCAATGGTTCGACTGGCGCATGGCTGTCGGAGTGCTCGGTCTCTTTTTGCTGATCGTCATTTTACCTGTCCTGCTGATCTTTTTGCGGAATCACCCTTCCGAAAAGGGCCTGCAGCCCATCGGAGGCTCACAGGTGCAGGACAGCGCGGATCCTCCGTCCACTTCCGCTGGTCATTTGCCGGTCCGGGACATCTTCCGCTCCAGGACTTTCTGGTATTTGATTCTGCCCTTCTTTATTTGCGGATTCACCACCACCGGATTGATGGACACTCACCTGATTCCATTCGCCCAGCTTTGCGGGTTTTCTACAGCCATGACGGGCTCTGCCGTAAGCCTGCTGGCTGCTTTCAACACGCTGGGTACGTTAGTGTCCGGCTTCATTGCGGACCGCTGGAGCAGCCGGAAGTTTTTGGCGATGCTCTACGCTTTACGAGCCGTTTCCATCGGATTTTTGCTCGTGTTTGTGAGCGATCCCGAGCTTCTCCTCATCTTTGTTGCACATCCATGGCTCTTACTCGTGTTTGCGATCTCGTTCGGGCTCGTGGATTTCGCGACGGTAGCGCCTACCCAGCTCTTGGCCACACAGCATTTCCAGCGCTATTCCATGGGCCTGGTCATGGGTTGGCTGTTCCTGAGCCATCAGGCCGGTTCCGCGCTGGGGGCCTACTTGCCGGGGATGCTCTATGAACGAACAGGTGATTACACGCTCGCCTTCTACCTCTCCGTTCTTTTGCTGGCGGTAGCCGCCGTCCTGAATCTCATGATGCCGGAGACGACGGCTGCGGGTAAGAGTCGTGAAGCAGCCTGA
- the amrA gene encoding AmmeMemoRadiSam system protein A: MRQTKKAIQDVSKEIIESEPDVVAIISPHGPMFEDAIAIMDGDFLAGDLKPFGVDLQYRAANDRQLARAIAEHGKKEGVPIVLLEERLKKNFQDHDELDYGAIVPFHYLREAGYEGKVVLLSPGFLPIERIYAAGMSVRKAIEQLGRKAVIIASGDNSHALQKDSPAGSTEEGRAFDALLQKAISSSDWVSLYELDPSYLERAAEDTLGSLFLLLGAFDGWALSGNSLSYEAPFGVGYTVATMYPAEAAAPSLLKAMKDIRESRINRVRKQESEYTRLARTAVETYVRESQVIQLAALPSNFAEQAGCFVSIKQNGRLRGCIGTVRPSAENLAEEIIQNAIAACSQDDRFFPVEEELAELTYSVDVLEPEEEVTGTNQLDPSVYGLIVTDGERSGLLLPNLEGIHTVEEQIRYAKEKAGIPPEQQSIKMYRFRVQRYV, encoded by the coding sequence GTGCGACAAACAAAGAAAGCCATCCAAGATGTGAGTAAAGAGATCATCGAAAGCGAGCCCGACGTCGTGGCAATCATTTCCCCACATGGACCGATGTTCGAGGATGCCATTGCGATTATGGATGGGGATTTCCTAGCCGGTGATTTGAAACCGTTCGGTGTCGATTTGCAGTACAGGGCGGCTAATGATCGGCAGCTAGCGAGAGCGATAGCAGAGCATGGAAAGAAGGAAGGGGTACCGATCGTCCTCCTGGAGGAGCGGCTGAAAAAGAATTTCCAGGATCACGATGAATTGGATTATGGGGCAATCGTCCCTTTTCACTACCTTCGGGAAGCGGGGTACGAAGGGAAAGTAGTCCTGCTTTCACCGGGATTCCTCCCGATTGAACGGATCTATGCAGCGGGAATGAGTGTACGAAAAGCAATCGAGCAGCTAGGACGAAAAGCAGTGATCATTGCTAGCGGAGATAACTCTCATGCTTTGCAAAAAGATTCACCCGCCGGGTCAACTGAGGAAGGAAGAGCTTTCGATGCCCTGCTCCAGAAAGCGATTTCCTCTTCCGACTGGGTGAGCTTGTACGAATTGGACCCGAGTTATTTGGAACGAGCAGCGGAAGATACTCTCGGCTCACTCTTTCTTCTCTTGGGAGCCTTTGACGGATGGGCGCTTTCGGGAAATTCCTTGTCATACGAGGCTCCCTTTGGAGTGGGGTATACCGTTGCGACCATGTATCCGGCAGAAGCTGCTGCTCCTTCGTTGCTCAAGGCCATGAAAGACATCAGGGAGTCCAGAATAAACCGCGTCCGCAAGCAAGAATCCGAGTACACGCGTCTGGCGCGCACGGCTGTTGAAACGTACGTGAGAGAGAGCCAAGTCATTCAATTAGCCGCGTTACCATCGAATTTCGCAGAACAGGCGGGTTGCTTTGTCTCCATCAAGCAAAATGGAAGATTGCGCGGCTGTATCGGGACGGTGCGACCATCGGCGGAGAATCTTGCGGAGGAAATCATTCAAAATGCGATTGCAGCTTGCTCCCAGGACGATCGCTTTTTTCCTGTGGAAGAAGAGCTTGCCGAATTGACCTACAGCGTGGATGTCCTGGAACCGGAGGAGGAGGTAACGGGTACAAATCAGCTGGATCCAAGCGTCTACGGTCTGATTGTGACAGATGGCGAAAGGAGCGGGCTTCTCCTGCCAAACCTCGAAGGGATCCATACGGTTGAGGAGCAAATTCGATACGCCAAGGAGAAGGCGGGCATTCCGCCCGAGCAGCAGAGTATAAAGATGTACCGGTTTCGTGTTCAGCGCTATGTGTAA